The following is a genomic window from Daphnia magna isolate NIES linkage group LG4, ASM2063170v1.1, whole genome shotgun sequence.
aaaataagcttttgttttaaataccTAGTCAACATtgtcacagaaaaaaaaactagattTAATATACTGCTGTACTCACAATAAAGCCAAGTGAAGCATAAAGAAGATTTCAAGATAGCAAACGATAGGGTCATTAATTTTAAGACAAGTCACGTTGTCTTCCACTAATCCTTAGCATGTTGAACTATTAAAGCCACAGTGCATTTTCATGTCGTTTATCCGTCTTAAAAATTCACACCATTCGTAACAAAAACCATTTTGTCTGGTGTTGGGTGTTGTTGCCGTTTGATATGGATTTATTTATAACGCACTCGATCTTGATAGACGCAAAGGTATAAATTaggaacaataaaaaaattagctAAAAGATAGCTTGCTACGACACCATCAAAAGACCAGGCTACATTTCAACAGTTACCTTagtgtatttttaaaaagtccTTGAATGCATCAAAAAGCTTTTCTCAGAATCCATCCTGATTTTTCACGACTGCCTTAAGGCCCAAGGTTGTATCTACAAATGTTTCCTGCCTTTTCCCAAATAAGTACTCTTTCTTTTGCCATCCTAAAATTGCCTTGCTTAAAATTTTCCATTAATCCATCTATTATCTCACGCCATATTCGGATAGAGGCAGCGTTAACAGCCTAATAAAGAAACGTACCCAACAGGTAACAGACGGTGGTTTAACAACCCAACTAGTGTTTCTCGATTTGGTATGTAAAAGAGGCTCAACAAACAACTTCCATGGTGGGCTCGTCGAACATCCAGTTTAGAAATGGATTACCTGTCACGATAATAAACGGAATTAAGCGGTAAATGAACGTTTGGATAATGCGAACGAATGGTTTCTAGAGCATTGCTATACTCATCCGGGAATAAAAGGATCTCGAAGCTTATCACGCTCTTGCTTCGTGAACGTTGATCAAGAAATTTCTCTAGGAGAGAACGCGTTTATTCACGGATTTCCCAGATTTCCGGTTACATCTTTCTGTTCTTGTCACTTGCCACTTGCAAATTTTCTTGCGCATCAAAGACTTTTTTGAATATTCTGCTACAGAgatgatttattttttgctacATCAGTTGGTCTTGAAAATTCTGAAAAATTTCAATAGAATAAACTTAGTTTGACACCTGGAAAAATTGTGTGACAATGTTCGATTTAATCGAAAATCGACCATTGCGCCGCGTTAGATGTTGAAAACGTACCGTAAAAGTTAAATAGACTGTAGCGGAAATGCAATTGTTGTGTTCAACGTTCCGGAAAACTATTGTGAGTGGACTAGGTAAAACGTCCAGTTCTAGTCGACCGAGCGTGAGAAATCGTGAAAACTGTGATTGACCGGATGACTATCGACAATGATCAAACTACTGCATTGCTTTCAAGTGTGGCCCGCTCAATGGTTTCTTCCAAATTTCGGGAGTATTCACGGTAACTGCTGTAAGATTCACGCCGTTTGCAACGGATACCTGTATAAAAGACAGGTGAGACGAGTAGCCACTTGTCATGGAGAAAATGAGCTGTTACCTGAATGAAAGTctgacaaaaaaacaaacagaaatgaGCAAAATCAATTAGAAAGGGGAAAACTGGCCAACAATACACACAATTTGCGAAGATAGAAGGCGACTGAAGAGAACGTGCGAAATGGGGCTTGTAACAGATACAACATGGAACTGCATTCCAGACGAGTCACGCACGAAAGTTAGATAGCACATATTGCTATCAGAAAATTACGTTATCAACATTTTCTCCAGCTTCTATCTAAAAATGACCCATTTTTACTGGGCATTGCTGGACAAATAATTGGGACTAATTTATGGATTGACCACTATCcccgtttttttgtgtgcggTAGGTATCTCATATGTTCAATCAACGAACGTGTTTTCCCCTTGCAAAAATGGTACGTtgcaattaaaattgaaatgaaagCAAATGTTAAAGAGAACAAAACTGAAAACTTGAAATTATTGGGCGCAAAGAGAAAACGGACAAAACTTTCCAGCAGATTCACTTGTTACCTGTTGTCACGCTTCGGAAATCATCCTCCAGCAGCCAGGGATTCCATGAACATATAAAAAGGCAATATGAATAGCTACATGGTCAGTTCCTCTACCTCCTTTATACGCACTGCAATGCATCAGGTAAAATTCCCCTTAGCATAAATTCATACAGGATTAAAATCTCTCGATTTGTAAGGATTTCTAAAGGTCACCTAATTGAAATATCCCACATCTTTATTGACTTTCTTTAGTTGTTTATTGTCGTTCTTGCCTTTGCAATCGGAGTTTCCGCTCAATTGGATTCCCCTTATTCGAGCCCATCAGACTACCCCGCTTACGAGGACGAGGTTGATTCTCAAAGATTTAATAGAAATTCAACTCTGCTTAATTCTTGCGTATGTGCGTGATAGCCTATGATGCCCTACACGTTTGGCTACACCGTCAAAGATGCTCAAACTCACAGCAACTTTGGCCATCACGAAACGGCTGATGGGGAATCTGTAACGGGATCGTACGTTGTTGCCCTGCCCGACGGACGCACACAGATCGTTTCCTACGTGGCCAATGAAAACGGATATTTCGCTGATGTCAAGTACGAAGGAGAAGCTATTTATCCCGAACATCGGCAATCAAGCTACCCCAACTAGCTCACAGCTGTCAGTTTGCAACCACAGGACTACAATACTTTTAACAGAATAAGTTGTTCCCGTTTGTTTGTTATCGATTCGGGTGAAAGTCAGTCAGGAGAATTTTACTCTTTCAATTTTacgaaaattatttttttcaatgcaCCGATTGATATAAATTATGGTAAataatgttatttttgttacAAACCTTGACCCCTTTACGTAAAGTTTTGATTCACTATAATAAAACGCTATTGGTTGTCTACAGAAAATCGGCCGAAATCTGATCAAGTACGtagcaattttttaaagatggGGTTCGTGTTACACGATGCAATATTTATGTAATGCAATCCAATTAACCTCGTGATAATTAGAGATTCACAAATTAATCACCGATTCAATTACCTTGTAGCGGTGGAAGGTGTACAATGCCGTGCCGTTTCTTCATCAGCGCACAATCACCTGTTTGCCTCTTGGATTTCATTACAAACCCACAACAATGAAGACGTAGCTTCGCACGTTGACGTGTCACTTTGACAACTGGACTCACTTTGATCATTTTCAAAGTTTCCCTTGCTACGAATTCTCATCGGAGGAAGAGTGATGTACTAACTATCGTACCATAACTTTGCCACCTGATTTACGTAACCCCTCCTTTCAAATGACTTCGTTTTTTCCATTTAGTCAAATACCTTTTGTAAAAATCGTGGGGTCAGGGTGCGCATTTTCCAAGATACGCCCACCTAACCAACACAACTGGTAAATGAATGCAAAACAATTGGATAtaaatgatttgtttttgctaCGTGTAGTTTCTTATCCGTATAGAATTTCCAATAACCTACTGAGATACCGGATCACTACACTCAGCACCGCTCTTACATTACTGTACATCCATCAATATGTATGGGTTTTTTTACCTCGATGTTCTCATGGATCGACGAAAGTCATTCGGCAAAGTTGTGGTGTAAGAGTGGACTATCCAAGTCGGTCTACATTCACGGTACATGGTAATAAGATTAATACGAAGAAGGATCTCATTACACGTGCATGTCacaaaataattgaaaacaTGGAATAAGCATAAAGTTGTCAAAGACACTCGACTTTATATGCACTTGACATATCTGTTTCTGAAGTAGACTTCAGCCTCAGTGAAAGAAAAGTACCAGGGATTATTGAAATCAGGGATTCCAGTACGAAATTGATCCATTTTTGGAAATGAGGAcgtcaaaagaagaagagaaaaatggaTCTTGATAATCAGATTTAAACACGTCTTTACACCTTTATCACGTAGGTTGGAACGTACCGGGATTGAGTATTTTACTTAAACACATTGATACAAATTGATGCGATACATTTTGGAACGTCAATTCAACTCTAATGCCAGTGAAtgcaaaaattgttcataAGTTTCTTTGTAATGTGGACAAGTGCCCGTCGGAATTCAGAGCTGGTGGCCATGTACATCACCGGATTATAAATGCTATGAAGCATAAACAAATTCCATAAATATTGCCACGAATTGTCAATGAAATCACATTGACTTTCGAGTCTGATGCACCAGTAGAGAGACATGACATTACACGAAACGGGAAATGTACAAATCCAGAATGGCAATATGTTAACAGACATGTTGAGAGCTGCACGCACTTCGAGACGATTGACTTTTGAACGACTTGTTGTCCAGGAGAAACGTTCATTATCGATACGGTCAACGTAAGATTTGACGTCAGTATCTCCAGAATGCAAACGAGTTGTCTCGTTGTGTACAAACGGATTTTCTGGAAATACGGTGAAAATCCTTTGAGCTCCTGATGATGCATCAGTTTGCCTTCCTGCGTAACAGAATGCAGTCCAGTTTCAGCCAGTAGTTATTGAATGTGATTCGTCTTAATTCTAAATCAATTTCTAATAGCGCAAAGGAAAATTTATCGATGGAACAAAAATTACCAGAACTGGCGTGCGAAGGTCGCACAGAAGAATTGAGAAACCTGACGGTAATCGACGTTCGTCGATAGTATGGCACATATTCTTGAATGAGAGTCTTCGATTCCCTAAAGATTCTGTAATGAAGCACAACGCAAAGAATGCCCAAGAACAAATTCCACGCCAAAACCCAATGCACGTGGGCCAAATTGAGCGTGCACGTATAAATCGATTTGTAGCCCGTCCAAAATGGACTTGTAATTATGACAAAAGTAAGCATCGAAGTGATTACGATAACGAGTAGAACACCTTGATTAGTGACGCTTTGCTTGTACCATTCATAGCGAACGATTGCCAGATAACGGTCGAACGCGGCCAACGATAACAAGAGCAACAAGATGGAATAATCGACCGATGCGAGTATAACATACAATCGGCAAGCCAGATAATTGTGATTTAGTATAACAGTCAATTCAAGAGCGCATTGAATTAGAAATATGCATTCCACGAAAGAAATGGCAGCCCAGAAAAGGTGACGTGGGTAGCGCAACTGACGAGAGAAACTCACTACGAAAACGACGGAACTATTCAACAACGTTCCAACAACGACGAGCGAAGCTTGGAAAAATTCTTGGGCGGATGTGATATTTTGCAATACAATGGGGAAATCGAACGAACTTTGCCAACGTGTTTCGTTCATGGCTGATCGTTAGTTTTGTTCCTTCTTGACGTATGAACTACACTAAATAAAAATGGGTATTTTCTTTGACGTTATATGGGCAATTGAAAGCGTGAAGATGGTGACGTTTGTCTCGCATGCGCGGCAGCATCTCGTG
Proteins encoded in this region:
- the LOC116935230 gene encoding pro-resilin; translated protein: MNSYMVSSSTSFIRTAMHQLFIVVLAFAIGVSAQLDSPYSSPSDYPAYEDEPMMPYTFGYTVKDAQTHSNFGHHETADGESVTGSYVVALPDGRTQIVSYVANENGYFADVKYEGEAIYPEHRQSSYPN
- the LOC116935228 gene encoding uncharacterized protein LOC116935228, whose protein sequence is MNETRWQSSFDFPIVLQNITSAQEFFQASLVVVGTLLNSSVVFVVSFSRQLRYPRHLFWAAISFVECIFLIQCALELTVILNHNYLACRLYVILASVDYSILLLLLSLAAFDRYLAIVRYEWYKQSVTNQGVLLVIVITSMLTFVIITSPFWTGYKSIYTCTLNLAHVHWVLAWNLFLGILCVVLHYRIFRESKTLIQEYVPYYRRTSITVRFLNSSVRPSHASSGRQTDASSGAQRIFTVFPENPFVHNETTRLHSGDTDVKSYVDRIDNERFSWTTSRSKVNRLEVRAALNMSVNILPFWICTFPVSCNVMSLYWCIRLESQCDFIDNSWQYLWNLFMLHSIYNPVMYMATSSEFRRALVHITKKLMNNFCIHWH